GGCCGAAACCTGGTCGCGCGCCGAGCTTTCCGCCCTTTTGAAGCAAGCGGGATTTTCCGCCCCGCAGTATTTTTATCCGTATCCCGATTATAAATTGCCGGATGAAATTTTCAGCGACGCCTTTCTGCCGGAAACAAACCGTATCCTCCGGAACGCGCCCAATTATGACCGCGTCCGCTACCGGATTTTTGACGAAAAGCTTGCCTTGCTGAATGTTATCGCCAATAATCAATTTCCTTTTTTCGCCAATTCATTTCTGGTATTGGCGGGCCCGGCGGAGCGGTTGTCTTAAAAATAAAATTTTAAAATGGAAGGAGAAAGTAAGAAACAAAATGAATGCCGGTAAATTTATCAGCGAAACCATTCAGAGCTCAATCGGCACCAAGCAGAGCATTCTCGCCGACCGCTTGTTCATGGCGCGCGTGGCGAAAATTGCCGACGCGGCGGTGAAGGTTTGCCGTTCCGGCCGCAAAATCCTGCTGGCCGGCAACGGCGGCAGCGCGGCCGATGCCCAGCACCTGGCCGGCGAGTTTGTCAACCGGTTCCGTTTTGACCGTCCGGCCCTTCCGGCCGTCGCCCTTTCAACCGATACTTCCGTAATGACCGCGATTGCCAACGATTCGTCGTTTGAACGCATTTTTGCGCGCCAAATAGAGGCCCTGGGCGCGAAAGGCGATATGTTCATCGGTTTTTCAACGTCGGGTTCATCGCCGAATATTCTGAAGGCGCTCAAGCAGTGCCGGAAAATGAAAATTGTCGCCGTGGGGTTTACCGGCGAAAAGAGCGCGAAAATGGCCGGGTTGTGCGATTACTGCCTCGCCGTGCCTTCGCAGGATACCCCCCGGATTCAGGAGGCGCATATCATGCTCGGGCATATCCTCTGCGAGATCATTGAAACGCGGCTCTTCAAGCCCGCGCGGTCTTGATTGGCGTTTGCTGTCTTTTTCCGTAAAATATACGGAGGAATCATAAAACGCCATGCTCAATGCTGGGATAAAAAAATAATTTATCGCAAGCCAATGGGCGCAGTTTATAAACTGCGCCCATCGGGTTTTGGATACAATGATGGTCAATCGGGGCGGGCCTGGAGAACAGGCAAGTTTCGGATAACGGCCGGCCGTTTTAAAATTGATATGAAATTCCGACCGCCAGAACAGGGTAAAACCTGAATTTATCGGCCTCGTCCTGGACATTCCCTTCCTCTTGGGCCAGGTCGGCCTGAAAAACGGGGTCGCCGGATTTTGAGCCGTCCGCCGTCAGGCTGATGTCGGGGGAGCCCTGAAACATAACGCCCAGGTCAAAGACAAAATTCCATGAAGTATGCGGTCCGACCGCGTTGCCGAAACCGATTCCGGCATAGGGCGCGAATTTTTTAAAATTCACGCTCCCGCTGAGCGTGCCGATCTCCTCGGGCGTGTAATCATGGCCGCCGATTTTCTGGGTCTCGTTCAGTTTCGCGTCCAAACCGGGGCGGTTGTGGTTCAAAATAAATCCGCCGGTAATCCTGAAATTATTGCAAAAGGGATGGCAGTCCAGCAGCAGCGGCACCGAGGCCATGTTGAGGTCAACGCCGTAATCAACGTCCTTTATCTTTCCGCTGAATCTCAGATGCAGGTAATTCCCTCCCGCCCGCACGTTCAACACGTCTTCCAGCACGCCCAGCGTTATTTCGGCGCCGGCCCCCAGTGTGCCGGCCTTGATTCCCAGGGCGATATAGGGCGGGATATAAGATGGTTCTTCTTCCGCATCCGGCAGTTCCCGGGGGGGCGGAACGGTTTGCGCCTGCGGCGCTCTGGCGGCAACTGCTTTTCCGCGGGCCGGATAGGAGGCCGCCCGCGCGCCCGGGGGGATCAGCGCGAACACGGTCAGGAATAGTATGGCCGCGAATAATATGCCGGCGGACGGACATTTGTTTTGCATTGAAAGATTCTCCTTAACCGTTTTTTGTATCCAGGCCATTGCAATTCATGCGGGTTGTTTCCGGCCGGACTTTGTTCCTCTTGCGCGCGGCATGACTGCGCCGGACGAGCCCGGCCATGGCATTTTTCAGGGCGTCAATGCCGTCGCCGCTCAGCGCGCTTATTTTCAGGGGTTTGATTCCGGTGCGTCTGACGAATTCCTTCAGCAGTCCGGCGCTTTCCGGCAGGTCCATCTTGTTGGCCGCCGCCACGAATGGCCGCGTAAGCAGTTCCGCCTTGTAGCGTTTTATTTCATCCCGCAGGACGAGATAATCATCGGCCGGGTGGCGGCCGTCGGTCCCGGCCATGTCCAGGATAAAAACCAGCGCGCGCGTGCGCTCCACGTGCCGCAGAAAATCGTGTCCCAGCCCTACGCCGGCGTGGGCGTTCTTGATCAGGCCGGGAATATCCACCACTTTGAATTCATGATCGCTGAAAGGGCCGTCTTGCACCGTGCCGATGACCGGATAAAGAGTGGTAAAAGGGTAGGGCGCTATTTTCGGGTGCGCATGGCTGATGGCGCTGATCAGGGTTGATTTGCCGGCGTTGGGAAATCCGATCAGGCCGATATCGGCCACGATTTTCAAATCCAGTTTCAGTTTCCTGGCTTCGCCCGCTTCCCCGGGGGTGTGTTCGGTGGGGGCGCGGTGGGTGCTGGTAAGCCAGTGGCAGTTTCCCATGCCCCCCTTGCCGCCGCGGGCCGCGAGAAACATTTCCCCGTCGGCAACAAGGTCGGCAAACTGCTCCCCGGTTTCAAAGTCATTGACAACCGTGCCGCAGGGGACGTTGAGCGTGAGGTCGGCGCCGTTCCGGCCGTGCATCTTTTTGCCGCGGCCGTGTCCGCCGTCGGGCGCGCGCCGTTCGGGGCGGTAATAAAAAGCGAGGAGCGAATCGGTGTTTTTATCGGCGCGCAGGATGATGTTTCCGCCGCGGCCGCCGTCGCCGCCGTCGGGGCCGCCCATCGGCACGTATTTTTCGCGGCGGAAACTGCGGCAGCCGTCGCCCCCCTTGCCGGCGAAGATTTTCACCTTCGCCGTTTCAATAAAGCGGTGGCCTTTCACTTAGCGGCGGCGGTCTCTTCCACTTTGACGAGCTTGCTGTTCCTGACGAACCGCACGACGCCCGGCTTGAGCGCAAAAAGGGTATCATCGCGGCCGCGCTTGACGTTTGCGCCCGGCATTAATTTTGTGCCGCGCTGGCGGGTGATGATGGATCCCGCCTTTACGAACTGTCCGTCAAAACATTTCACGCCCAGCCGCTTGCCGCAACTGTCGCGCCCGTTTACCGCATGACTGCCGCCTTTTTCCGCCATAATTTCCTTTCAGCAGATCCGGTAGTCAGTAGTCAACAATAGCCGTTCGGAATTTGAAAACAAAATTCAAAATCACGATTGCTGGCCGCTGAACCATTTTGTTTCTGCGTTCTGACTGCTGTCTCCTGAATTCCGATTCAGATTGTAATTTCCTTGATCTTCAGCACGGTCAATTCCTGCCGGTGGCCTTTCTTGCGGTGGTATCCCTTGCGGCGTTTCATTTTGAAAGACACAACTTTCGGGCCGCGGATGTGTTTGACGACAACGGCGTTGACCGCGGCGTTGTCAAGGCGGGGTTGGCCTATTTTTAAAATTGTTCCATCGGAGACGGCGAGGACCGGAGTCAGTTCAACTTCGGCGCCGGCGGCGGCGTCCAGGAGTTCAACCTGCAGGACATCTTCCTGATGAACCAGATATTGTTTTCCGCCGGTTTCAATTACCGCATAAGCGCTCATAATGGCCTTTTCAAATATGATTCAGTTCGTATTAAGTTCGCGCAACGAGGGAAATAAGATAATGGATGCGCGTTTTAAGTCAAATAAAAAAAAAATTTGTTTTGGACGCGCCCGGGATGACGGGGGTTGGGCAGGCTTGGCCGGTTTTTTATCTCCGCGGGAAGCTGTTGTCCTTGGGACGGGGGGGGATGCGGCGGGGGAACTTGACTTTTGCCTTTAAATGCCATAAATTGAAAACATGTCGGATACAACTCCAGCTTCCGGGAACAAAACGGCGTCCGCGGCTCCGCCGCCGCGGCTGGCGGGCCTCTTGAAGCGCTGCGGACTATTGACGGACGAGCAAGTCGGCGCGGTTCTCGCGCGCAGGAGCGAGGGCGGCCTTTCCATTACCCAGATGATTGTTGAGGCGGGCTACGCCGCGGAGGCTGAATTTCTTGAGGCGGTCGGGAAAATCCTCAATCTGCCTTTTATCAGGTTGAATGAAGTGGCCATCACCAAGGATGCCCTCGGCAAACTGCCGGCCAAGGTGGTCTTTCAGTATAATATCATTCCCCTTGCGGTGGAAAACGGTGTTTTGCAGGTTGCCACCAATGACCCCTTCAACGCCGCGGTGATTGACGCGGTCCGCCTGGTCTCGGGCGGAAGGGTGCGGATGGTGCTGAGCCCGGCGGCTGATATCGCCAAGGCCATCAACAAGTTTTACGGGGTCGGGGCCGACACGATGGAAAGACTTATGGAAGACGACGCGATTGATGATTCCGAGGAGTCAATTCTGACCAAGGTTGACCTGAGCGACCTGGACCAGGAGGCTTCCATCGTGAAGTTCGTCAACCAGGTGATCTGGGAAGCGTATAAAGACCGCGCCACGGACATTCATTTTGAGCCGATGGAGGATGAGTTGCGCATCCGTTACCGCGTGGACGGCGTGCTGCATCAGACCTCCATGCCGCCCCAGCTGAAACGTTTCCAGCCCGCCATTGTTTCGCGCATCAAGGTCATGTCCAACATGGACATAGCCGAGAAACGCCTTCCGCAGGACGGACGCATCGGGCTCAGCATTCACGGCGAAAGCCTGGATATCCGCGTTTCCACGATCCCGACCGTTTACGGCGAGAGCATCAGCCTGCGCCTTCTGACGCGCGGCACGGGCCTTTTGGAGCTTGACAGCATCGGCATGAACCCGTCCGACGAGGCCGTCATCCGCAAGCTCATTGAAAAACCGCACGGCATTTTGCTGGTAACCGGCCCGACCGGCTCCGGGAAGTCCACCACCCTGTATTCCTGCCTGCACACGATAAATTCTATTGACCAGCGGATCATCACGATTGAGGACCCGATTGAATATGAAATCAGCGGCGTCAACCAGATCGCGGTCCGCCCGGAAATAGGTCTGACCTTTGCCGCCGGCCTGCGCCACATCCTCCGCCAGGACCCGGACGTGATCATGGTCGGTGAAATCCGTGATTATGAGACCGCCGAGATAGCGATCCGCGCCTCCATGACCGGCCACCTCGTTTTCAGCACCCTGCACACCAACGACGCCGCCGGCGCCATCACCCGCCTGATTGACATGCGCATTGAGCCCTTCCTGATTTCGTCTTCGGTTGAGGCGATCATTGCCCAGCGCCTGGTGCGTGTGCTCTGCGACGCCTGCAAACGCGAGAAGGAAATTGAAGAATCGTTTTTAAGGGAAATCAACTTCCCGCCGCCGGCGGCGGGCGGCGTCAAGATTTATGAAGCGGGCGGGTGCGAGAAATGCCGGCGGACGGGTTTCCTCGGCCGGCGGGGGATTTTTGAGGCGCTGGCGGTGAACGACGCCATCCGGCCGCTGATTATAGGCCGGGAGTCGTCAAATGTGATCAAACAGGCGGCGGTCAGGCAGGGCATGCGCACCCTGCGCGAAGACGGCTGGGTGAAGGTCGGGGGGGGGGTTACCACGATTGAGGAGGTTTTGCGCGTGACCGAGGAAGATGAGTAAAAGTCAGGAGAAACCCGAATATTGCACGAATTTCGTGCAATGTTCGCTTTCGCTCAGGCGGGCATTGTCCGCCGAATTCTACTGAAAGGATAGCATGCCTGCCTTTATGTATATTGCGCGGACGCGGTCCGGCGAAAAAGTTGAAGGGGTGATTGAGGCGGCCGACCGCCGCGCGGCCCTGCTGCAGATTGAGCGCCAGGGACAGGTGCCGGTCACCGTTGAAGAAAAAGACGCGGCCGACCGGGAACAGGCTTCCGCCGGCTGGCGGAGCCGTTTGTTGTGGCGCCGCCGCCGGGAGCGCATGGCCGCGCGGGAGATGCTCGTCTTTACCACGGAATTGAGCGATTTGCTGGCCTCCGGCATGAAACTCGGCAATGCGCTCAATACCTTGTCCCATCGCCGCACCGGACAATCCTGCGATAAAATTATTAAATCGCTCCGGGACGACATCATCCGCGGCACGAGTCTTTCCCAGGCCTGTGAAAAATTTCCGGAAAGCTTTCCTTCGCTTTATTGCAGTCTTATCCGCGCCGGCGAAGCAGGCGGTAATCTGGCGGAAGTCATGCAGAGAATTGTGCGCCATTATGAGCGTTTGCAGGAGGTTAAGGAAAAGGTTGTCATGGCGCTGGTCTATCCCGGCATAGTGATCACGGTCGGCATCGCCACCCTGATCTTCAGCATGGTGTTTGTGATCCCGAGATTTTCCATGATCTTCCGCGACCTGGGCAGCACGTTGCCCCTGCCGACCCGCATCCTGATCGGTGTCAGCACATTGATGATCAAATACGGCTGGCTGCTGCTCATTCTGGTTGTCATCCTGGCCGTTATTTTCAAGCGCTACCTGCGCACGGAAAGCGGGAGGAGGATGTGGGACGGGTTGTATTTGAAAACCCCGTTGATCAGGGATATCACCACGGCCAATGCGTTCAGCCAGTTTGCGCGCACGCTCGGCATGCTTATCGGCAACGGCGTGCCGGTGCTGGACGCGCTGTCAATCGGCGAGAAAACCGTGCAGAATTCGGTCATTGCCGCCGAAATCCGCAATGCCCGCGACCGGGTTACCGACGGCACCACCATTTCGGGGCCGCTCGCGGCCGGCCGGGTTTTCCCGCAGATGCTGACCGACATGCTGGCGATCGGCGAGGAGACCGGCGACATGAACGGCGCCCTGACCCACATCGCCCGCCGGTATGAAAACAACCTTGACCGGAGCATAAAAATTTTCACCACGGTGCTGGAGCCGGTGCTGATTGTTTTGATGGCCTTTGTGGTCGGCTTCGTGGCCATCAGCATCCTGCTGGCGGTCTTTGAAGTGACCAACGGGTTGAACGCATAAGCGGTGAATAAATGTTCGCCGCCCGCTTCGTTGGACGTGTGGAGGAGGCAGAGACAGGGAGTCCGGTTGGTTTAAAATTTCAGAAAAAGATGAAAAAATTTTGTTTTACCTCGGCGCCCTCCGCGTCTGCGGTAAAATAACCTAAAAATCAAATAAGATGGGAAATACAGCGATGATAAAAAAACGGCGTCACAATGAAAAGCATGTTGCCGGGCGGGATTCCGGTTTCACCCTGATTGAAGTTCTGCTGGTGGTGGTCATTATCGGCATCCTGGCCGCCGTGGTTTTGCCGCGCATGACGGGCCGCGGCAAGGAGGCCCAGATTGCGGCCGCCAAGGCCAGTATTGAGAATATCAGCCTGGCGCTGGACATGTATGAGGTTGACAACGGCGTTTATCCGGCCAGCCTGCAGTCCCTTCTTACCAAGGGGGCGGAACTGAACTGGAAAGGGCCTTACCTTAAAAAAGATGAAATCCCTCTTGATCCGTGGGGCAAGGCGTTTGTCTATACGCCGCGGGACAACGGTTATGAAATCAAGTCCTACGGTCCGAACGGAGCCGACGGCGGCGGGGACGATATTACCAATTGAAGAAATGCAGAATTAAGAATGCAGGATGAAAAATAAAGAATATTGTTCCGCCCCGGGCGGAAAGCCTTCTGCGTTCTGCCTTCTGCCTTCTGCCTTTCCGCGCGGCTTCACAATGATTGAACTTTTGCTGGTTGTCGTGATTATCGGCATCGCCCTCGGTGTAACCATGCCCGCCCTGGTGAGTTCCATCCGGGGCCAGCGCCTGAAAACGGCGGCGCGCACTTTTGTGTCCGTAGCCCGTTACGCGCGCAGCATGGCCGTGCTGAAGCAGACCGATTTGACGTTGACTTTTAATACGGAGACCGGCCAGATTGACCTGATTTCAACCAACGCCGCCTTGCCGCGTTTTACCCGCATGATTGAAAACGTCAGGGTGGCTTCCGTTCAAATTGAGGGCCGTAACGGAAATGCCGATGAGGATGTCAGCGCGGTTGAATTCAGGCGCAACGGAGTTTGCCGGCCGTTTGCGGTTAAAATTGTTGACCGGCGCGGAAATTACGTCGTGGTCAAAGTTGACGCGCTGGCCGGCGTGCGGGCAACCGAATATGGACAGGAATAAAAAAATTTCAAATTGCAAATTTCAAATTGCAAATTTCAAACGCCCGGCGCGGCAGACCGGCATGACCCTGGTGGAAGCCGTCCTGGCGCTGGCTATTTTGAGCATCGGCATTTTTATTCTTATTGAAGCCACGGCCCGCTGTCTGGCCGTGGTGCGTCTCTCGCGCAATTATCAGACCGCGCGCGCCGTGCTTGCCCGCGGCGAGAGCGAGCATCCCCTGCGCGGCACCAATGAATTGCAGAAGAACATCGTGGAAGGCGCGGAATACGACGGCTTTGTCTTTTCGCGCGAACTGCGTCCCGTGGACGGCGTGGAGAAACTTTTTATGGTTGTCACGAGGGTCGCCCGGCCGGAAGCCGGCCGTGAATCCGGGGAGGAACTGGTCAGTTATGTCTATTGCCCGAACGAGGAAGA
The Kiritimatiellia bacterium DNA segment above includes these coding regions:
- the obgE gene encoding GTPase ObgE, producing the protein MKGHRFIETAKVKIFAGKGGDGCRSFRREKYVPMGGPDGGDGGRGGNIILRADKNTDSLLAFYYRPERRAPDGGHGRGKKMHGRNGADLTLNVPCGTVVNDFETGEQFADLVADGEMFLAARGGKGGMGNCHWLTSTHRAPTEHTPGEAGEARKLKLDLKIVADIGLIGFPNAGKSTLISAISHAHPKIAPYPFTTLYPVIGTVQDGPFSDHEFKVVDIPGLIKNAHAGVGLGHDFLRHVERTRALVFILDMAGTDGRHPADDYLVLRDEIKRYKAELLTRPFVAAANKMDLPESAGLLKEFVRRTGIKPLKISALSGDGIDALKNAMAGLVRRSHAARKRNKVRPETTRMNCNGLDTKNG
- the rpmA gene encoding 50S ribosomal protein L27, translating into MMAEKGGSHAVNGRDSCGKRLGVKCFDGQFVKAGSIITRQRGTKLMPGANVKRGRDDTLFALKPGVVRFVRNSKLVKVEETAAAK
- the gspG gene encoding type II secretion system major pseudopilin GspG, with translation MIKKRRHNEKHVAGRDSGFTLIEVLLVVVIIGILAAVVLPRMTGRGKEAQIAAAKASIENISLALDMYEVDNGVYPASLQSLLTKGAELNWKGPYLKKDEIPLDPWGKAFVYTPRDNGYEIKSYGPNGADGGGDDITN
- a CDS encoding D-sedoheptulose 7-phosphate isomerase, with protein sequence MNAGKFISETIQSSIGTKQSILADRLFMARVAKIADAAVKVCRSGRKILLAGNGGSAADAQHLAGEFVNRFRFDRPALPAVALSTDTSVMTAIANDSSFERIFARQIEALGAKGDMFIGFSTSGSSPNILKALKQCRKMKIVAVGFTGEKSAKMAGLCDYCLAVPSQDTPRIQEAHIMLGHILCEIIETRLFKPARS
- a CDS encoding prepilin-type N-terminal cleavage/methylation domain-containing protein, which codes for MKNKEYCSAPGGKPSAFCLLPSAFPRGFTMIELLLVVVIIGIALGVTMPALVSSIRGQRLKTAARTFVSVARYARSMAVLKQTDLTLTFNTETGQIDLISTNAALPRFTRMIENVRVASVQIEGRNGNADEDVSAVEFRRNGVCRPFAVKIVDRRGNYVVVKVDALAGVRATEYGQE
- a CDS encoding type II secretion system F family protein, whose amino-acid sequence is MPAFMYIARTRSGEKVEGVIEAADRRAALLQIERQGQVPVTVEEKDAADREQASAGWRSRLLWRRRRERMAAREMLVFTTELSDLLASGMKLGNALNTLSHRRTGQSCDKIIKSLRDDIIRGTSLSQACEKFPESFPSLYCSLIRAGEAGGNLAEVMQRIVRHYERLQEVKEKVVMALVYPGIVITVGIATLIFSMVFVIPRFSMIFRDLGSTLPLPTRILIGVSTLMIKYGWLLLILVVILAVIFKRYLRTESGRRMWDGLYLKTPLIRDITTANAFSQFARTLGMLIGNGVPVLDALSIGEKTVQNSVIAAEIRNARDRVTDGTTISGPLAAGRVFPQMLTDMLAIGEETGDMNGALTHIARRYENNLDRSIKIFTTVLEPVLIVLMAFVVGFVAISILLAVFEVTNGLNA
- a CDS encoding ATPase, T2SS/T4P/T4SS family — its product is MSDTTPASGNKTASAAPPPRLAGLLKRCGLLTDEQVGAVLARRSEGGLSITQMIVEAGYAAEAEFLEAVGKILNLPFIRLNEVAITKDALGKLPAKVVFQYNIIPLAVENGVLQVATNDPFNAAVIDAVRLVSGGRVRMVLSPAADIAKAINKFYGVGADTMERLMEDDAIDDSEESILTKVDLSDLDQEASIVKFVNQVIWEAYKDRATDIHFEPMEDELRIRYRVDGVLHQTSMPPQLKRFQPAIVSRIKVMSNMDIAEKRLPQDGRIGLSIHGESLDIRVSTIPTVYGESISLRLLTRGTGLLELDSIGMNPSDEAVIRKLIEKPHGILLVTGPTGSGKSTTLYSCLHTINSIDQRIITIEDPIEYEISGVNQIAVRPEIGLTFAAGLRHILRQDPDVIMVGEIRDYETAEIAIRASMTGHLVFSTLHTNDAAGAITRLIDMRIEPFLISSSVEAIIAQRLVRVLCDACKREKEIEESFLREINFPPPAAGGVKIYEAGGCEKCRRTGFLGRRGIFEALAVNDAIRPLIIGRESSNVIKQAAVRQGMRTLREDGWVKVGGGVTTIEEVLRVTEEDE
- a CDS encoding prepilin-type N-terminal cleavage/methylation domain-containing protein, with protein sequence MDRNKKISNCKFQIANFKRPARQTGMTLVEAVLALAILSIGIFILIEATARCLAVVRLSRNYQTARAVLARGESEHPLRGTNELQKNIVEGAEYDGFVFSRELRPVDGVEKLFMVVTRVARPEAGRESGEELVSYVYCPNEEE
- the rplU gene encoding 50S ribosomal protein L21; the protein is MSAYAVIETGGKQYLVHQEDVLQVELLDAAAGAEVELTPVLAVSDGTILKIGQPRLDNAAVNAVVVKHIRGPKVVSFKMKRRKGYHRKKGHRQELTVLKIKEITI